One genomic window of Chanos chanos chromosome 13, fChaCha1.1, whole genome shotgun sequence includes the following:
- the notum1a gene encoding palmitoleoyl-protein carboxylesterase notum1a, with the protein MDNFMTQVKNLAQSLYPCSAQKLDYDMKLHILENTSVTCNDGTPAGYYLKESRGSRRWLIFLEGGWYCFNKENCDSRYETMRRLMSSSKWPQTKTGTGILSPLPEENPHWWNANMVFIPYCSSDVWSGASPKTDENDYAFMGSLIIKEVVKELLTKGLDNAKVLLLAGSSAGGTGVLLNVDAVAELLEEMGHSSIQVRGLSDSGWFLDNKQYRCTDCVDTISCAPTEAIKRGIQYWGGVVPERCRQAYEGKEWNCFFGYRVYPTIRRECPVFVVQWLFDEAQLTVDNIHLTGQPVQEGQWRYIQNLGIELRNTLKDVPAMFAPACLSHEIITRNYWIDVQVKGTSLPRALHCWDRSLHDNNRNNKTPPKGCPIHLIDSCPWPHCNPTCPTIRDQSTGQEMNVIQFLMHMGFDVQKMAQQQGMDPSKLLGMLSSGS; encoded by the exons ATGGACAACTTCATGACTCAGGTGAAGAACCTAGCTCAGTCGCTCTACCCATGTTCAGCCCAGAAGCTTGACTATGACATGAAGCTGCATATTCTGGAGAATACCTCTGTCACGTGCAACGACGGAACGCCAGCTGG GTATTACCTGAAGGAGTCCAGAGGGAGTCGGAGATGGCTGATATTCCTGGAGG GTGGTTGGTACTGCTTTAACAAAGAGAACTGTGACAGCAGATATGAGACAATGAGAAGGCTCATGAGCTCCTCCAAATGGCCACAGACCAAGACag gCACTGGTATTCTGTCTCCTCTGCCAGAGGAAAATCCCCATTGGTGGAATGCCAACATGGT GTTCATCCCCTACTGCTCCAGTGATGTTTGGAGTGGAGCTTCTCCAAAGACAGATGAAA ATGACTACGCCTTCATGGGGTCTTTAATCATAAAAGAGGTGGTGAAAGAATTACTGACGAAGGGTTTGGACAACGCTAAGGTGCTGCTGTTAGCCGGGAGCAG TGCTGGGGGCACAGGGGTGCTTCTGAACGTGGATGCTGTGgcagagctcctggaggaaatggGCCATTCCAGTATTCAGGTCCGAGGTCTGTCCGACTCCGGATGGTTTCTGGATAACAAACAGTATCGCTGCACCGACTGCGTGGACACCATCAGCTGTGCTCCTACAGAAGCCATTAAGAGAGGAATCCA GTATTGGGGTGGCGTAGTTCCTGAGCGATGCAGACAGGCATATGAAGGAAAAGAGTGGAACTGTTTCTTTGGATACAGAGTTTATCCCACAATTAGACGTGAGT GTCCAGTATTTGTGGTCCAGTGGCTGTTTGATGAGGCCCAGTTGACGGTGGATAACATCCATCTGACTGGCCAGCCTGTGCAGGAGGGGCAATGGCGCTATATTCAGAACCTGGGCATTGAGCTGAGGAACACACTGAAAGATGTCCC GGCTATGTTTGCTCCAGCCTGCCTGTCGCATGAAATCATCACAAGGAA TTACTGGATCGACGTTCAGGTGAAAGGCACCTCTCTGCCCAGAGCCTTGCATTGTTGGGACCGcagtctccatgacaacaacaggaacaacaaAACTCCACCCAAAGGCTGTCCTATTCATTTAATTGACAGCTGTCCTTGGCCTCACTGCAACCCCACGTGCCCCACCATCCGGGATCAGTCAACAGGACAGGAGATGAACGTGATCCAATTCCTCATGCACATGGGCTTTGACGTGCAAAAGATGGCCCAGCAGCAAGGCATGGACCCCAGCAAGCTACTGGGCATGCTCAGCAGCGGCAGCTAA